A region from the Streptosporangiales bacterium genome encodes:
- a CDS encoding ATP-binding cassette domain-containing protein gives MATGQAPRAARCGRLTTTCATTRDGNMSEKYVEVHNLTTWYDPAVPILEDVSFEIGSGEFICVLGPSGCGKSTLLATLSGLKPPQAGRILVDGEDIYDRQASLPRLGYVFQDHRLLPWRTVSQNISLALDAAGVASEEHEDIIRTYLDALQIGSFHDAWPLNLSGGQRQRASIARAMAIDPDYLLMDEPFSTLDELTARELRDELLRIWEASGKTIVFVTHSVHEAMFLADRIFVLSTYPGRLYRTIDVNVPRVRSHEDVDLAKLEASVIEDLLVEWGQKGAPAPEREST, from the coding sequence ATGGCGACCGGGCAAGCACCGCGAGCAGCTCGTTGCGGCCGGCTGACGACAACGTGCGCGACCACTCGGGACGGGAACATGTCTGAGAAATACGTCGAGGTCCACAACCTGACAACGTGGTATGACCCGGCTGTGCCCATCCTCGAGGACGTCAGCTTCGAGATCGGCAGCGGAGAGTTCATCTGCGTACTCGGGCCCAGTGGGTGCGGCAAGTCCACGCTGCTGGCCACGCTCAGTGGCCTGAAGCCTCCGCAGGCCGGACGCATCCTCGTCGACGGCGAGGACATCTACGACCGGCAGGCATCGCTTCCCCGTCTCGGTTACGTCTTCCAGGACCACAGACTCCTGCCGTGGCGCACCGTCTCGCAGAACATCTCGCTCGCGCTCGACGCCGCCGGCGTGGCATCCGAGGAGCACGAGGACATCATCAGGACCTACCTCGACGCGCTCCAGATAGGTTCGTTCCACGACGCGTGGCCGCTGAACCTCAGTGGCGGTCAACGCCAGCGTGCCTCCATCGCCCGAGCCATGGCGATCGATCCCGACTACCTGTTGATGGACGAGCCGTTCAGCACATTGGATGAGCTCACGGCGCGTGAGCTCCGCGACGAGCTGCTCAGGATCTGGGAGGCGTCGGGGAAGACGATCGTCTTCGTCACCCACTCGGTGCACGAGGCCATGTTCCTCGCCGACCGCATCTTCGTCCTCAGCACCTACCCCGGCCGCCTGTACCGGACGATCGACGTGAACGTGCCCCGCGTGCGCTCGCACGAGGACGTCGACCTCGCCAAGCTGGAGGCCAGCGTCATCGAAGACCTGCTCGTCGAGTGGGGGCAGAAGGGCGCCCCGGCCCCGGAACGGGAATCGACGTGA
- a CDS encoding ABC transporter permease subunit: MTTDARTQGGWSRSKVLLRALPVVSVLVMVLLWTVVYRFTVFLPSPSEVTSAAIEIVSDPATYGPVLSSLVRLVIGIGVGMIAALLLCLAGMRSSFVQAMVRTYVRIAIVVPSLLLALLGLVILGTTTWSAVLIVAVLVFPFAAVPMQDGLRSLEGAHLEAAHVYRFGRARTIRHVVLPHMAPYVFSAIRNSHALGWKVLIVAEIFAVRSGIGHEFQRAFDLFDIARVAVWLIVFLAIIAVIEYGVLEIVERRVFRWRPGKHREQLVAAG, from the coding sequence ATGACCACCGACGCGAGGACGCAGGGCGGATGGTCGCGTTCGAAGGTCCTCCTCCGCGCGCTCCCGGTCGTGTCCGTGCTCGTCATGGTCCTGCTCTGGACCGTCGTCTACCGGTTCACGGTCTTTCTGCCGTCACCGAGCGAGGTCACGTCGGCGGCCATCGAGATCGTGAGCGATCCCGCCACCTACGGCCCCGTGTTGAGCTCCCTGGTCCGCCTGGTCATCGGCATCGGTGTCGGCATGATTGCGGCACTCCTGCTCTGTCTCGCGGGAATGCGCAGCAGCTTCGTGCAGGCGATGGTCAGAACATACGTCCGGATCGCCATCGTGGTGCCGAGCCTGTTGCTCGCACTCCTCGGCCTGGTGATCCTCGGCACCACGACCTGGAGCGCCGTCCTCATCGTCGCGGTGCTCGTGTTCCCGTTCGCCGCGGTACCGATGCAGGACGGGCTCCGGTCGTTGGAGGGCGCCCATCTGGAGGCCGCGCACGTCTACCGGTTCGGCCGGGCCAGGACGATACGCCACGTCGTCCTGCCGCACATGGCTCCGTACGTCTTCTCGGCCATTCGCAACTCGCACGCGCTCGGGTGGAAGGTGCTCATCGTCGCCGAGATCTTCGCGGTGCGATCAGGGATAGGTCACGAGTTCCAGAGAGCGTTCGACCTGTTCGACATCGCTCGCGTCGCCGTCTGGTTGATCGTCTTCCTCGCCATCATCGCCGTCATCGAGTACGGCGTTCTCGAGATCGTCGAGCGACGGGTCTTCCGATGGCGACCGGGCAAGCACCGCGAGCAGCTCGTTGCGGCCGGCTGA
- a CDS encoding ABC transporter permease subunit: MRTTDVREREADPPNVTVPRRRVRDLTTRLVPRDSLAAVVAVLSIVVAWYLVAAAVPRLPVPTETLGAAARILADPSSYVDVLSTLRRVAIGFVASTILGVVIGVAMGSSPWWQGVLKPWVLAALAVPGPVAIIFATLLIGISELSVLIALVFIVTPYASNILVSAVAGRDHSLEEMAYVFKFTSMKRFRHVVLPQLLPALFAAMRTSFALSWKLVVVIEAVGASRGIGTQISRSFRLLDVASGIAWAALFVIVMWLIDAIGFQRVERHLYRWRSGTRVA; encoded by the coding sequence GTGAGGACCACCGACGTGCGGGAGCGCGAAGCGGACCCGCCGAACGTGACGGTGCCCCGTCGCCGGGTGCGCGACCTCACCACCCGCCTGGTGCCACGCGACTCGTTGGCGGCGGTGGTCGCGGTCCTGTCGATCGTCGTCGCGTGGTACCTCGTCGCCGCGGCCGTACCGCGCCTTCCGGTACCGACCGAGACCCTGGGTGCGGCGGCCCGCATCCTCGCCGACCCGAGCTCCTACGTTGACGTGCTCTCGACGCTGCGGCGTGTCGCCATCGGCTTCGTCGCGAGCACGATCCTGGGAGTCGTCATCGGTGTGGCCATGGGCAGCTCACCGTGGTGGCAAGGGGTGCTCAAGCCGTGGGTGCTGGCCGCGCTGGCGGTCCCCGGGCCGGTCGCCATCATCTTCGCCACATTGCTCATCGGCATCTCGGAGCTGAGCGTCCTCATCGCCCTCGTGTTCATCGTGACGCCGTACGCGTCGAACATCCTCGTCAGTGCCGTCGCCGGACGGGATCACTCGCTGGAGGAGATGGCGTACGTCTTCAAGTTCACGTCGATGAAGCGTTTCCGTCACGTGGTCCTGCCGCAGCTGCTGCCGGCACTGTTCGCGGCGATGCGCACGTCGTTCGCCCTCTCCTGGAAGCTGGTCGTCGTCATCGAGGCCGTCGGTGCGAGCCGCGGCATCGGGACACAGATCAGTCGCAGCTTCCGCCTGCTGGACGTCGCCTCGGGCATCGCCTGGGCCGCGCTGTTCGTGATCGTCATGTGGCTGATCGACGCGATCGGGTTCCAGCGAGTCGAACGACACCTGTACCGGTGGCGGTCAGGGACGAGGGTGGCATGA